The DNA segment ttaaatcttttttgaaagaaatttgaaccatGTGTGTTTTGAGCCTAATGATAAGGATGGACTATCATGTGCCAtacctatttttcttgagtgattTGCCCATGTTTTGATNNNNNNNNNNNNNNNNNNNNNNNNNNNNNNNNNNNNNNNNNNNNNNNNNNNNNNNNNNNNNNNNNNNNNNNNNNNNNNNNNNNNNNNNNNNNNNNNNNNNNNNNNNNNNNNNNNNNNNNNNNNNNNNNNNNNNNNNNNNNNNNNNNNNNNNNNNNNNNNNNNNNNNNNNNNNNNNNNNNNNNNNNNNNNNNNNNNNNNNNNNNNNNNNNNNNNNNNNNNNNNNNNNNNNNNNNNNNNNNNNNNNNNNNNNNNNNNNNNNNNNNNNNNNNNNNNNNNNNNNNNNNNNNNNNNNNNNNNNNNNNNNNNNNNNNNNNNNNNNNNNNNNNNNNNNNNNNNNNNNNNNNNNNNNNNNNNNNNNNNNNNNNNNNNNNNNNNNNNNNNNNNNNNNNNNNNNNNNNNNNNNNNNNNNNNNNNNNNNNNNNNNNNNNNNNNNNNNNNNNNNNNNNNNNNNNNNNNNNNNNNNNNNNNNNNNNNNNNNNNNNNNNNNNNNNNNNNNNNNNNNNNNNNNNNNNNNNNNNNNNNNNNNNNNNNNNNNNNNNNNNNNNNNNNNNNNNNNNNNNNNNNNNNNNNNNNNNNNNNNNNNNNNNNNNNNNNNNNNNNNNNNNNNNNNNNNNNNNNNNNNNNNNNNNNNNNNNNNNNNNNNNNNNNNNNNNNNNNNNNNNNNNNNNNNNNNNNNNNNNNNNNNNNNNNNNNNNNNNNNNNNNNNNNNNNNNNNNNNNNNNNNNNNNNNNNNNNNNNNNNNNNNNNNNNNNNNNNNNNNNNNNNNNNNNNNNNNNNNNNNNNNNNNNNNNNNNNNNNNNNNNNNNNNNNNNNNNNNNNNNNNNNNNNNNNNNNNNNNNNNNNNNNNNNNNNNNNNNNNNNNNNNNNNNNNNNNNNNNNNNNNNNNNNNNNNNNNNNNNNNNNNNNNNNNNNNNNNNNNNNNNNNNNNNNNNNNNNNNNNNNNNNNNNNNNNNNNNNNNNNNNNNNNNNNNNNNNNNNNNNNNNNNNNNNNNNNNNNNNNNNNNNNNNNNNNNNNNNNNNNNNNNNNNNNNNNNNNNNNNNNNNNNNNNNNNNNNNNNNNNNNNNNNNNNNNNNNNNNNNNNNNNNNNNNNNNNNNNNNNNNNNNNNNNNNNNNNNNNNNNNNNNNNNNNNNNNNNNNNNNNNNNNNNNNNNNNNNNNNNNNNNNNNNNNNNNNNNNNNNNNNNNNNNNNNNNNNNNNNNNNNNNNNNNNNNNNNNNNNNNNNNNNNNNNNNNNNNNNNNNNNNNNNNNNNNNNNNNNNNNNNNNNNNNNNNNNNNNNNNNNNNNNNNNNNNNNNNNNNNNNNNNNNNNNNNNNNNNNNNNNNNNNNNNNNNNNNNNNNNNNNNNNNNNNNNNNNNNNNNNNNNNNNNNNNNNNNNNNNNNNNNNNNNNNNNNNNNNNNNNNNNNNNNNNNNNNNNNNNNNNNNNNNNNNNNNNNNNNNNNNNNNNNNNNNNNNNNNNNNNNNNNNNNNNNNNNNNNNNNNNNNNNNNNNNNNNNNNNNNNNNNNNNNNNNNNNNNNNNNNNNNNNNNNNNNNNNNNNNNNNNNNNNNNNNNNNNNNNNNNNNNNNNNNNNNNNNNNNNNNNNNNNNNNNNNNNNNNNNNNNNNNNNNNNNNNNNNNNNNNNNNNNNNNNNNNNNNNNNNNNNNNNNNNNNNNNNNNNNNNNNNNNNNNNNNNNNNNNNNNNNNNNNNNNNNNNNNNNNNNNNNNNNNNNNNNNNNNNNNNNNNNNNNNNNNNNNNNNNNNNNNNNNNNNNNNNNNNNNNNNNNNNNNNNNNNNNNNNNNNNNNNNNNNNNNNNNNNNNNNNNNNNNNNNNNNNNNNNNNNNNNNNNNNNNNNNNNNNNNNNNNNNNNNNNNNNNNNNNNNNNNNNNNNNNNNNNNNNNNNNNNNNNNNNNNNNNNNNNNNNNNNNNNNNNNNNNNNNNNNNNNNNNNNNNNNNNNNNNNNNNNNNNNNNNNNNNNNNNNNNNNNNNNNNNNNNNNNNNNNNNNNNNNNNNNNNNNNNNNNNNNNNNNNNNNNNNNNNNNNNNNNNNNNNNNNNNNNNNNNNNNNNNNNNNNNNNNNNNNNNNNNNNNNNNNNNNNNNNNNNNNNNNNNNNNNNNNNNNNNNNNNNNNNNNNNNNNNNNNNNNNNNNNNNNNNNNNNNNNNNNNNNNNNNNNNNNNNNNNNNNNNNNNNNNNNNNNNNNNNNNNNNNNNNNNNNNNNNNNNNNNNNNNNNNNNNNNNNNNNNNNNNNNNNNNNNNNNNNNNNNNNNNNNNNNNNNNNNNNNNNNNNNNNNNNNNNNNNNNNNNNNNNNNNNNNNNNNNNNNNNNNNNNNNNNNNNNNNNNNNNNNNNNNNNNNNNNNNNNNNNNNNNNNNNNNNNNNNNNNNNNNNNNNNNNNNNNNNNNNNNNNNNNNNNNNNNNNNNNNNNNNNNNNNNNNNNNNNNNNNNNNNNNNNNNNNNNNNNNNNNNNNNNNNNNNNNNNNNNNNNNNNNNNNNNNNNNNNNNNNNNNNNNNNNNNNNNNNNNNNNNNNNNNNNNNNNNNNNNNNNNNNNNNNNNNNNNNNNNNNNNNNNNNNNNNNNNNNNNNNNNNNNNNNNNNNNNNNNNNNNNNNNNNNNNNNNNNNNNNNNNNNNNNNNNNNNNNNNNNNNNNNNNNNNNNNNNNNNNNNNNNNNNNNNNNNNNNNNNNNNNNNNNNNNNNNNNNNNNNNNNNNNNNNNNNNNNNNNNNNNNNNNNNNNNNNNNNNNNNNNNNNNNNNNNNNNNNNNNNNNNNNNNNNNNNNNNNNNNNNNNNNNNNNNNNNNNNNNNNNNNNNNNNNNNNNNNNNNNNNNNNNNNNNNNNNNNNNNNNNNNNNNNNNNNNNNNNNNNNNNNNNNNNNNNNNNNNNNNNNNNNNNNNNNNNNNNNNNNNNNNNNNNNNNNNNNNNNNNNNNNNNNNNNNNNNNNNNNNNNNNNNNNNNNNNNNNNNNNNNNNNNNNNNNNNNNNNNNNNNNNNNNNNNNNNNNNNNNNNNNNNNNNNNNNNNNNNNNNNNNNNNNNNNNNNNNNNNNNNNNNNNNNNNNNNNNNNNNNNNNNNNNNNNNNNNNNNNNNNNNNNNNNNNNNNNNNNNNNNNNNNNNNNNNNNNNNNNNNNNNNNNNNNNNNNNNNNNNNNNNNNNNNNNNNNNNNNNNNNNNNNNNNNNNNNNNNNNNNNNNNNNNNNNNNNNNNNNNNNNNNNNNNNNNNNNNNNNNNNNNNNNNNNNNNNNNNNNNNNNNNNNNNNNNNNNNNNNNNNNNNNNNNNNNNNNNNNNNNNNNNNNNNNNNNNNNNNNNNNNNNNNNNNNNNNNNNNNNNNNNNNNNNNNNNNNNNNNNNNNNNNNNNNNNNNNNNNNNNNNNNNNNNNNNNNNNNNNNNNNNNNNNNNNNNNNNNNNNNNNNNNNNNNNNNNNNNNNNNNNNNNNNNNNNNNNNNNNNNNNNNNNNNNNNNNNNNNNNNNNNNNNNNNNNNNNNNNNNNNNNNNNNNNNNNNNNNNNNNNNNNNNNNNNNNNNNNNNNNNNNNNNNNNNNNNNNNNNNNNNNNNNNNNNNNNNNNNNNNNNNNNNNNNNNNNNNNNNNNNNNNNNNNNNNNNNNNNNNNNNNNNNNNNNNNNNNNNNNNNNNNNNNNNNNNNNNNNNNNNNNNNNNNNNNNNNNNNNNNNNNNNNNNNNNNNNNNNNNNNNNNNNNNNNNNNNNNNNNNNNNNNNNNNNNNNNNNNNNNNNNNNNNNNNNNNNNNNNNNNNNNNNNNNNNNNNNNNNNNNNNNNNNNNNNNNNNNNNNNNNNNNNNNNNNNNNNNNNNNNNNNNNNNNNNNNNNNNNNNNNNNNNNNNNNNNNNNNNNNNNNNNNNNNNNNNNNNNNNNNNNNNNNNNNNNNNNNNNNNNNNNNNNNNNNNNNNNNNNNNNNNNNNNNNNNNNNNNNNNNNNNNNNNNNNNNNNNNNNNNNNNNNNNNNNNNNNNNNNNNNNNNagcttagaatcatgcaaaacactttagtttggtttctagagagtcaaaagtggttttagagatattatgcttgtttttacattgttttggcaggatttgatgagaattgaaggatggaagtgaagaagggaggacttagactcaagaaaggatgagaaaagagacaaaataagagtaaggtccaccgctcagcgccaattccaACGTTGAGTGCCAGCTTCGAGGAGGAAGCCACTCTTTCACGCTTGAGCGGTGACGCTGAGCATCCTGCAATTCTAAAACCCAACATTGAGCGCCAGgttccaccgctgagcgtcctaCGATTATGGggctaccgctgagcggtcaaatgaGCGCTGAGTACCTAAATGATGGGCTTGGAccgaaattctgttacttttctgcGTTATAAGTAGACCCAGTGCGACCCTTAGGGTAATCTCTTGGCAGAGGAAGACTtcagagcaccttctacactccttggaggcggtttcttggatgctaaggctccaatttatcaattctagggtttactctttcatcttttcccttaatttcatctagtttcaccatgtctatggtgaactaaaccctttgttgttggggaacaatgtagtctttttgaaactctcttatattgaaattcttattttattcatatgcttgtattatcaattgtttgggttttcttttctgatgttaatgcttacatcgtttaactcattcggtgtcatgatatttgattttgtcgatacgggaatgtacggggaaatctagaactgataagaattatcttgattatgaaatactgcccaagaataggagtaggacggtcaattgctttaagcttctgtacttAATGTgttggtaattactagggaggctaggaatggtaaactagtaattggtaataggctctcttcaccgaggAATCGAGTTTAGAGTAATCTAGAAAGTTTCATGGCaatgataataaagcgaatttaataagaatagtagatataagagggtggataaggatgaaattgtaaaccccaacaactccattcattcatatcttttatttgccaatttattcaatttgcatttgcatgtttatatttagttttgcattaacactacaaaattattcttctttcaagtcttatgcaatcaatttacatgaaagataaggcctaagagtcccttgagAAACAATATGAACTTACTGTATATTACTACTTgatacaatctggtacacttgtcagggtgttaacaagtttttggcgtcgttgccgaagactcgtggtttaacttttcaagtagtgtaaatttgattaaatttgactttgtatatattttcttttatttttatttttatttttataaaaagtgcttttagggtttttatttcttgtgtatgtaggaaGCAGTTCAAACCAGAAGCAAGAAAAGTCAACCTCTTCTCGAAGGATTGAGTGATAGGAGGGGGAAGAAAGTTAGATGTTTGTCTAGAGATTTATTCCCTTCTCTTGAAAGGCTATTACAACCCTCACCAGAGGCGTCTATGCAAAGGACAAAAGAGATGATAGAGCAAAATCCTCCTAAATGTACACTTGCAGATGCGTCAAATGTTGTTGGCCCATCCACTTTAACAGTATTGCCATGCCAAGGGACAACACaactaacatggtgatgaatcctgcgTTAATCCATCTAGTGTaaagcaaccaatttcatgggctgtcaaatgagaatccatatgatcatttgacaatgTTCAATGAAATTTGTAATACAGTAAAGATGACTGGAGTTTCAGACGACGGGATCAAACTCAGTTTGTTCCCTTTTTCACTAGGAGGCAACGCTAAGTTGTGGTTaaattccttccctgaaggaAGCTTCACAACGTGGGAGACTGTGGCGTCCAAATTTCTGAATAAGTATTTTCCGCAGTCGAAAATTAGTCAAGGAAAGCTGGAGATTTCTTCCTTCAGacaggggatggaggaaactcttggacagacatgggataggtttaaaggTTTGTTGAGAAAAACTCatgttcatgggtttgataaaacaaCTTTGGTTCTTGCATTCTTTGGAGGCCTTAGTacacagtctaagatgatgttagacgCTTCAGTTGGAGGCGACATAAAGAGAAAGACTTAGGACGAGACTTAAGATTTGATTGAAAGTATGGTTGCGAATGAGTAAGAGACTTATAGTGAAAGGGGTGCAACAGCTCAAAAGAGGGGAGTTCTACATTTGCCTATTGATGATGCATTACTAGCTCAGAATCACATTCTCACTCAGAAAATTGATAATTTGTCAAAGATTCTCactcaacttccaaaggagatcaGGAATGTGTCTCAAGCTCAAAAACTTTGTGATTTGtatggtggtgaccatattaatggtcaatgtgttgtgCCTGAAGAGATGCAAGAAGAGGCAAACTTTATGGGTAATCAGTCCTAGTATaggcaaggaaatttcaaccaaggcaactttagcaaaggttggaagaaccatcctagtattgggcaaagTCAAAATAACCCATCTAGGCAGACAAGAGGCCTTTTCAACAATAGACTGCAACAACCACCCTTGTGGCAACAAGTGGCCAGTTTGACAGAGAATGTCAGAGACCTTAATgacaaatttgataaatttatgaaggCTCATGGAGGTTAAGGCGGAGTGATTACCTGAGTGGTCAACAGTGCGTTGGCGATCGGCACCGTTAATGATACCTCAGGCTGCAACTCATAGTGGTTGGGATGGCGATCGTAGGGTTCAAGGGTTGGCTCATGCTCACTTGAGAGAAAATTTAATGCCCctgggttttcttttttatcgaATGAGGTTTgctggtgaaaaaaaaaacctaggaGATTTCTGAAAAAAGGGGTTGGACCTGGgtctaagaaaaaaaacatttcgttttttttttaataaaaccaagtaaagaataaaaagaaaaccttttttctattaaaacaTTCTTCGCTGAATTCCCTTtgttaattgaattttaataaaacgtTGTGTTTCGttgtttcaataaaatttaattcgaAAATCACACAAATCCAACTCAGTTATTCATTGCCACGTCAATAATGTCATCCTGCCACGCACACTAAATTTTAATGTCATCCGCCCAATTTAACGACAAGCTTTTAATTGatctaatttttcatatttagagACTTAAttaagacattttaaaaaacgaagacctaattaaaaaaaccCTACATAGGAATGttctaaataattaaacctaaaattaacttttttggCTATAATGaaccaattaaaaaattatctataatgtgatttttaaattaataattaccaACATACAATTTtacgaaattaaaaaaaaattacttgtaattagattttttttacactattattaaatactaaaatgCTATAAACAAAAAGTATTTACTTGTATATTTTcacgtttttttttatgagtagATCATAATTAGTGGACCAACAAAAACTGACTGAATGATACAAACCTTTGTCTCTTAATTCAACTTGTCTCTGAATTAAatagtgaaaattaaaaaatctatattcCCAAATAAAACAGTATAAAGTTTCAaaagcatattttattttcttaacagttttatttttgaaatacatgttttaatttgactattatatattaatggtTTTAATACCAAGAAACTAACACTAATTCCAAAATAGCCATTATAAAAATCACCAATTTATCATATACCAATAAGTAAATGGTTAATACAGTGTCCAAAGTTATATCTTACTGTATATTAGTCccttaaaaccaaaaaaataagtccataaaatattttaagaattgttttagtttaattatttattataagttaTATTGATAGCATATATTTagaggaaaaaatgaaaagtaattaatgcaatgaagataaaagataattcatttatttatttcttaattttaaaaattattattaaaaaaagataaggTCATTAAATTGACATTATTCCAGCAATCAATGATGAAAGATAACATAGGAGTAAAATATTATACGCCagtaacatttaaattaaattttcttataaagacaaatttgaaattttggaaatagaataaaagcaaaatgaaataatttttgataaACTGATTAAGGCACGtgttctctctctttctctttctctttctctttctctctctaactcTGGCTGATATTCATCCTTCCCATTGTGAGACAGGGAGAGATCTGGCCCGTTATTCCTCTCAAAAATTCTCTCCCTTTCTGAGGTACTTTTCCTAACTTTGGAATTCGATTTTGGTGTCGCTTTGTCAAAAGGGTCTTCTTTTTCTGCAatatctctctctatctctcatCTGGTAATAATCTCTTTGTGCTTATCTCACTCCTCCACCCTGGTATTCttatttcttctccttttcttgtttttccttCTGCATTTCTCATTCTTCTGTGTGGAAATTTTCTGTCTTTTGGGTGTATCAATCCTGGGTGTGGTCCATTCAAGGTATTCGGATCATACGCTTTTGAATGTTTTGCCGTCTGTTGCAATTGTGTCATTTTTTGAATTTGGGTTTGCATGCATGGTTTGATCATAGGAAGAGTTCCTGATTTTTGCCTAAAAATCTGGTCGTTTTTCCGAACGGGTTTTTTCTTGTTATGCGTATTTGATGTTTGATGTGAAGATGGTGATAGATATCCTCTTGTCCATTAAACGTTCATGGTTGAAATTGTACATGATTGTGATTAAATTGATGAAattcatgtatttatttatttatttatttgacttAATGGggtgctctttttttttttattaataacctttgacttgattttgtaatttttttattaagtaaaacttataataattttcaacaatcttatgtttttcttttttattcatggGTTTGAGATCGGTGCATCTGCTATTTAGGCCCGTTGTCGAACTGCTCATAAATGTTGGTCAAACTGTTGAATTGAACTGCTCGTAAATGTTCCGTATTTTCGTTTGAAGCATTCATTATTGTggtcattattaattattaatgtgaGCTTCTGATTAAGGTTTCTTGGATTTCTGTGAGGCTGTCCTGTAGTTGGAGCTATGGCGGTTGAGGTTGTGGGATTTGAGACGGTTCAAGGGCCAGCGGAGAACAGTGCTGAAGAAGACAAACCTGTTTctcaagaaattgaaaatgggaAATTGGAAAAAGAAGCGGAGGTGGCTGAAGCTGTACCATTTGGGTCACATGGAGATGAATCTGCTCAACCAGAAGAGGAAGTTGCCCCAGATTCTAATGTTCCTAAGGATGCAGCTGAAGATTGGCCTGCGCCAAAGCAGATacattcttattattttgttaggTTCCGGCCTTATGATGATCCAATCATCAAAGCAAATCTTGATAAGCTTGATAAAGAGATGAGCCAGAAAAATCAAGCACGAATTCAGGTTACTGATGCTTTAAGGGCAAAAAGGGTGAGTTGACACTACTTTTGTCATGCTTGCTTGGCAACATGATGCTCTTCGTGGAGTTGAAAATGGAAGATAATCTATGTAGGGGATTACATACTACTGTTTTTTTTCATTGTCATGTTCCACATTGTCAAGCAATGCCTATATGCTAGATTGGGCATGTTTCATCCGCTAGGCATAATGGCTTTGAATACAAAGTTatctgatttttttatatattatagttgtCTAATTATTTATCTagtgttatgtttttttattgtatctgttgttgttatgtttgttttaatttactCACTTTTAGTCCCTCAATATTGCAGTTCTGTTAAATCATTATGTGGTTGCCATCATTGTTTTAGTTTTCTCACTTTAGTTCCTCAATATTCCAGTTCAGTTAGACGTTGTGCTCTGTGTTTGTTGGTAtcatattgttttaatttgcaCAGTTTAGTTCCTCAATATTGCAGTTCAGTTTAATATTCCAGCAGTTCATTTAGATGTTGTGTTTTGGTTATGtcattatttcaatttactcaTTTTAGTCCCCCAATATTCCAGTTCAGTTAAACCAATGTACcgttttagtttttgttttttgtttgttgttgtggCTATTGTTTTGATTTGGTAAATTTAGTCCCTCAATATTCCAGTTTTGTGTTCTTTGTCGTccatattcttttaatttgctCACTTTCATATCTCAATATTTCAGTTTAGTTGAATGGCTTTggataaaaagttattttgcttttatattaatattttactattgtTGTCATCAATTTGGTTACTATTACATTTTTTGTTGTGccatttgtttgttgttatcTTTAATTTGCTCACTTTTGTTCCTCGATATTCTGTGTTGTTAAAATGggaaatagattttttttttagttcatgGACTTTCTTTTATCTGAAAATTTATCTGACGGAGATTTTGTAAACTGGCAATTAGCTATCCTTCTATTAAATGGATTTATGTGATGGAATAGACTCTATGATTATTTACTGGTATGTAATGTgatttcatatttgatttttatgcaGTCAGAACGGGCAGAGTTGATTTCTCAGATTAAGTCTCTACGAGATGACAATAAGCAATTTCAGAGTATTGTcgatgaaaaaataaaagagattgaACCTCTGCAGCAGGCATTGGGCAAACTACGTACTACAAATAATTCTGGCCGGGGTGGGGCATTGTGCTCATCTGAGGACGAACTTAACAATCTCGTATGTCAGTCAAAATTCTTTTTAGTGCAGACTTCATCACTTTGTCTATTAGTATTAATCCAAACACCTTTCCCATGTATGTCTTTTGTTGACGCAGATTAGTAGCTTGCAATACCACATACAGCATGAGAGCATTCCATTAGCTGAAGAAAAACAAATCCTTCGAGAAATCAAACAGCTTGAAGGAACAAGGGAGAAGGTTATTGCTAATGCTGTGATGAGAGCCAAAGTACAAGATTCTATGGGGCAGAAAGAAGCCATTCAAGATCAGGTTAAGGTGAGGTTATTTGTATTTTTCCACAAAGGTTTTGTTTAGAATTTGTAGATGTgtaattatgtaaatttttgtttgagtaTTATATTTCATTGCAGCTTATAGGTGGTGATTTGGATGGAGCTAAAAAAGAGAGGCAAGTAATTCGGTCCAAAATCAAACAACTTGATGATGCAGTAAAAGCCTTAGACAAGGATATCCAGTCTTTACAGGATGAACTAGGAGCTGTTACGGAAAAGAGGGATAAAGCTTATGAGAACATTCAGCAGCTGAGAAAACAACGTGATCAGGGGGTGTGTTTGACTTGCTTGTGACATACAtccaaacattttaattttatattttatattcttcgTCTGTAATACTAAGCTATACTCTTTCTTTTGGACCAAATTTATGTTGGCCAATTGAAAGCTTTCCTTCCCCTTTTTTGCAACATAAGAAGTGACACTTCGgcaaactataattttttttattaatttgattttaggATTTGCTGGCTTTTCCTGTTTTTCCATTTTGCATTGTAGAATAATTTCTAAACTTTAATCAATATTAACTTGTTCAGAACTCCTATTTCTACCAAAGTCGTGCAATTATGAACAAAGCACGGGAGCTTGCTGCAAAGAAAGATATTAATGCGCTTGAGGAAATTGTTCAAACTGAGGTTTGTTTGCATAATCTTTGTATTGTAGTGTACTTTATCCATCTGATCACTCTTTACTTGGTTTTTAGCTAAGCCTTGTTGTAGTTGCTATTCTTTTTGTGGGTTCCAGGTTGAGAAAGTTATGTCACTTTGGAACAGTGACAAATCCTTTAGAGATGATTATGAGAAAAGACTTTTACCATCACTGGATATGCGACAGTTGAGTAGAGATGGACGGATGAGGAATCCAGATGAAAAGCCACTGCTGGAAGAACCGAAACCTGTTGAAACTGGTACACTGCCGAAAACTATTGTGAAACAGTCAGAGGGGTCTAAATCAGTTCCTCAAGAAACTGTGCCCGAGCAGAAATTTCAGAAAGAAaccaaaaagaaaggaaaagatttgAAATCCAATGTGGACAGTAAGGTTTTAGAAGATGCTGATGATTATGAATTTGAAATGCCAAAGGAGACTACTGTCAAGGAGCCTCCAATTAATCCAGAAATgctgaaagagaagaaaagagaagaggaaatCGCAAAAGCAAAGCAGGCAttggaaaggaagaaaaaacttGCAGAGAAAGCTGCTGCCAAAGCCGCCATTAGAGCACAAAAGGAAGCAGAAAAGAAGCTCAAGGTGATTGTTTGTTGATGCACATATTTGAATATTTGTCATGCATGGGTAGTGCTAATATTTTTCCAATAGTTGAAAtgttagttttattataaaagttaaaatatataccACATGATACCTTATTTAAGAACTTTTTTATGATGGCTGCATTTAAGTTAAATTCATTTTGTTTGAACTATGTTTAGTCAAAACAAACTATTGAAATAAGAAATGTTCTTTTAATCATTCTAGGAACGTGAAAAGAAAGCGAAGAAAGCAGCTGGTGGTCCTGGATTTGTGTCAAATCCTGAGGAACTAGCAACAGATGTTGCAGAGGATACAGAACAGAAGAACAATGCTAACATGGAGGCATCAGTGGCTCCAGCTCCTGCTGCTCCGGCAAAGGTCCAAAAGGAGAACAGTGTGAGGCCTAGGATTCGATCTAAGGCGTTAAAAGGTGCTCCTGAATCAATCCCAAAGGCTATTCTGAAGAGGAAAAGGTCTCAAAATTACTGGTTATGGATTGTATCTTGTGTTTTAATAGTCCTGGCTGCTTTGGTGCTGGCATTCATCATTCTTTCTTGAGAACTTAAATCTAGAAGGAGCTGTACACCAATTTTCTTGTTCTATATAGTCCTCTTGGCTAGTGGATCAAACACAAACTGGGTTGTGCTACGCTTTGAGAGGAAAGGTTACCTACCTTTTTATCTGACTCTAAATTTTGTCAGATTTCATGTTATACTAAGATTTCTTTTTTGCACTTTTCTTGTCAGATAATTCATCTGTCAAATGGCACATAGATGTACTTGAAAACTTTGTGCTGAGATATTCCAAATATTTAGTTTTGATAATATAGAGAAATTTTTCatgtaaaattatgaaaattggtGTTGATAGATGGATGGTGATCAGTAATAGGTCACAAAATGCATGATGCATTAGGTAGTTTTCACCTATAACTTCAAAAATGCTAGTTACCAAACGTGTATGGAAAGGGAGTTTCTTCCTGTACCCCATCAAATTTCTCTGTATGATTCTGCTTTGTGTAACACACTAAACCAATTACAgatatttttttcctaaagaCACTCATCTCACCCATATTTTGGATTAAAATTTACGAAAGTTGATGGGATAGAGGAAGAAACATCTATGTAAATATAGACCTGGTTGGAATA comes from the Vigna radiata var. radiata cultivar VC1973A chromosome 2, Vradiata_ver6, whole genome shotgun sequence genome and includes:
- the LOC106756535 gene encoding proton pump-interactor 1, with translation MAVEVVGFETVQGPAENSAEEDKPVSQEIENGKLEKEAEVAEAVPFGSHGDESAQPEEEVAPDSNVPKDAAEDWPAPKQIHSYYFVRFRPYDDPIIKANLDKLDKEMSQKNQARIQVTDALRAKRSERAELISQIKSLRDDNKQFQSIVDEKIKEIEPLQQALGKLRTTNNSGRGGALCSSEDELNNLISSLQYHIQHESIPLAEEKQILREIKQLEGTREKVIANAVMRAKVQDSMGQKEAIQDQVKLIGGDLDGAKKERQVIRSKIKQLDDAVKALDKDIQSLQDELGAVTEKRDKAYENIQQLRKQRDQGNSYFYQSRAIMNKARELAAKKDINALEEIVQTEVEKVMSLWNSDKSFRDDYEKRLLPSLDMRQLSRDGRMRNPDEKPLLEEPKPVETGTLPKTIVKQSEGSKSVPQETVPEQKFQKETKKKGKDLKSNVDSKVLEDADDYEFEMPKETTVKEPPINPEMLKEKKREEEIAKAKQALERKKKLAEKAAAKAAIRAQKEAEKKLKEREKKAKKAAGGPGFVSNPEELATDVAEDTEQKNNANMEASVAPAPAAPAKVQKENSVRPRIRSKALKGAPESIPKAILKRKRSQNYWLWIVSCVLIVLAALVLAFIILS